In Gossypium raimondii isolate GPD5lz chromosome 12, ASM2569854v1, whole genome shotgun sequence, a single window of DNA contains:
- the LOC105763829 gene encoding COP9 signalosome complex subunit 1 → MDGIEGASNPTMEEMQANGTGGVDELPLTSTSTRKNRPIVSGEPLDIEAYAGLYTGRTKIKRLMFIANHCDNPGMQLEALRMAYDEIKKGENTHLYREVVQKIDGRLGPNYAMDAAWCSTIERKAELRKEKLESELNAYRTNLIKESIRMGYNDFGDFYYAHGALGDAFKSYVRTRDYCTTSKHIIQMCLNAILVSIEMVQFSNVTSYVSKAEQTPEALDPPTVAKLCCAAGLAHLEAKKYKLAARKFLEVGPELGNSYSEVIAPQDVATYGGLCALASFDRTELKNKVIDNINFRDFLELVPEVRELINDFYSSHYASCLEYLGNLKSNLMLDIHLYDHVETLYDQIRNKALIQYTLPFVSVDMRMMADAFKTSVVGLEKELEALITDNQIQARIDSHNKILYARHADQRNATFQRVLQTGNEFDQEVRAMLLRSSLLKYDYNLRASRKH, encoded by the exons ATGGATGGCATAGAGGGCGCTTCAAATCCAACGATGGAGGAGATGCAGGCGAATGGAACCGGAGGCGTCGACGAATTGCCGTTAACTTCTACATCGACGCGGAAGAACCGGCCGATCGTAAGCGGCGAACCGCTAGATATCGAGGCTTACGCTGGGCTTTACACGGGCCGAACTAAGATCAAGCGCCTCATGTTCATTGCCAACCACTGCGACAATCCCGGTATGCAATTGGAAGCCCTTAGGATGGCTTATGATGAAATCAAAAAGGGAGAAAACACCCATCTTTACCGTGAAGTAGTTCAGAAGATCGACGGTCGATTGGGTCCTAATTATGCGATGGATGCTGCATGGTGCTCTACGATTGAGCGGAAAGCTGAGCTGAGGAAAGAAAAGCTCGAAAGTGAACTCAATGCTTATAgg acgaatttaattaaagaaagtaTAAGAATGGGATACAAtgattttggtgatttttactATGCTCATGGTGCATTGGGGGATGCTTTTAAAAGCTATGTTCGAACTCGCGATTATTGTACTACGTCGAAGCATATTATTCAGATGTGTTTGAATGCAATTCTTGTGAGCATTGAAATGGTTCAATTTAGTAATGTGACTAGCTACGTTAGTAAAGCTGAGCAAACACCTGAAGCACTTGATCCCCCAACTGTTGCTAAGCTATGTTGTGCTGCTGGGTTGGCTCATTTGGAGGCTAAGAAGTACAAGCTTGCAGCTCGTAAG TTTTTGGAAGTTGGTCCAGAATTGGGGAATTCATACAGTGAGGTTATTGCTCCTCAAGATGTTGCTACCTATGGCGGGCTATGTGCGCTTGCAAGCTTTGATCGAACTGAGCTAAAG AACAAAGTCATAGACAATATCAACTTTCGGGATTTCTTGGAGTTGGTACCTGAAGTCAGGGAgcttattaatgatttttactcaAG CCACTATGCTTCCTGCTTGGAATATCTTGGAAACCTCAAATCAAACCTGATGCTTGACATTCATTTATATGACCATGTTGAGACCCTGTATGATCAAATCCGCAACAAAGCCCTCATCCAGTATACCCTCCCATTTGTGTCGGTTGATATGCGAATGATGGCTGATGCCTTTAAAACAAGTGTTGTGGGGCTAGAGAAAGAACTGGAAGCCTTGATTACTGACAACCAGATACAG GCTCGGATTGACTCGCACAACAAAATTCTTTATGCACGGCATGCAGATCAAAGAAATGCAACTTTCCAACGGGTTTTGCAGACTGGCAATGAGTTCGATCAAGAGGTTAGGGCAATGCTGCTGAGGTCAAGTCTACTCAAGTATGATTACAATCTTAGGGCTTCGAGGAAACACTGA